One genomic segment of bacterium includes these proteins:
- a CDS encoding ABC transporter ATP-binding protein, whose translation MLIRTDDIRKTYLAGTVEVPALDGVTLEIEKGEYVALMGPSGSGKSTLMHLLGCLDTPTSGRYWFNDRDISTLDDIELAHLRNREIGFVFQSFNLLPRLSAQANVQLPMLYAGIPVHERQVRAAELLDMVGLKERRTHNPNELSGGEMQRVAIARAFANRPSVVLADEPTGNLDSKTGVEIMRLFGSLAEQGNTIILVTHDQVVANHARRIIHLADGKIVS comes from the coding sequence ATGCTGATTCGCACCGACGACATTAGAAAGACCTACCTCGCCGGCACGGTCGAAGTCCCGGCCCTGGACGGTGTCACGCTTGAAATCGAGAAGGGCGAGTACGTCGCCCTCATGGGTCCGTCCGGCTCGGGCAAGTCCACGCTCATGCACCTGCTCGGCTGCCTCGACACGCCGACATCGGGCCGCTACTGGTTCAACGACCGCGACATCTCGACCCTCGATGACATCGAGCTGGCCCATCTCCGCAACCGGGAAATCGGCTTCGTGTTCCAGTCGTTCAACCTGCTGCCGCGCCTCTCGGCCCAGGCCAACGTCCAGCTCCCGATGCTCTATGCCGGCATCCCGGTCCACGAGCGACAGGTGCGTGCGGCCGAGTTGCTGGACATGGTCGGCCTCAAGGAACGCAGAACGCACAACCCTAACGAGCTCTCCGGCGGCGAGATGCAGCGCGTAGCCATCGCCCGCGCCTTCGCCAACCGGCCTTCGGTCGTGCTCGCGGACGAGCCGACCGGCAACCTCGACTCCAAGACCGGCGTCGAGATAATGCGCCTTTTTGGGTCCCTCGCCGAGCAGGGAAACACAATCATCCTGGTCACTCACGACCAAGTCGTTGCGAACCACGCCCGCCGCATTATCCACTTGGCCGATGGGAAAATCGTTTCATGA
- a CDS encoding efflux RND transporter periplasmic adaptor subunit: MKRRTRTIVIVAAVVVVLGLIVMANLKSKTSGGTEVETQKVKHGSILSKVSATGALRAKDQVSLQAQVMGTVDKLPVKEGQWVNAGDTLLVLDRKSYEANMLLSQARLEQARLSYARVESLNTAKLVSAEEYEASRAAYEMAKAQYDQAADEYDKTVIRAPISGTVAQRNIEEGEAVMIGTMNYTGTVLMVLADLSRMQALIDVDEADVVSVALGQPAQVFIDALPDTSFAGHVTNIAYMPTQNVLSATQQTTTFEVEVTLDSTAPSLRPGMNCRAEITTAKLDSVLVIPVQASGRRDVKGKETETVFLVKGGKAVLTPIRTGKTSETQLEVTDGLKLGDEIITGPYKTLTKLTDGDRVTAKPAKDSMPD, from the coding sequence ATGAAGAGGCGCACGCGCACAATTGTCATCGTAGCCGCCGTCGTGGTCGTACTCGGCCTCATCGTCATGGCCAACCTGAAGAGCAAGACCAGCGGCGGCACCGAGGTCGAAACCCAGAAAGTGAAGCACGGTTCCATCCTCTCCAAAGTGTCGGCGACCGGAGCGCTGCGCGCCAAGGACCAGGTGAGCCTGCAGGCCCAGGTGATGGGCACGGTCGACAAGCTGCCGGTGAAAGAGGGCCAATGGGTAAACGCCGGCGACACCCTGCTCGTGCTCGACCGCAAGAGCTACGAAGCGAACATGCTGCTCTCCCAGGCCCGCCTGGAGCAGGCCCGGCTGAGCTATGCCCGGGTCGAAAGTCTGAACACGGCAAAACTGGTCTCGGCCGAGGAATATGAGGCGTCCCGCGCCGCCTATGAGATGGCCAAGGCACAGTACGACCAGGCGGCTGATGAGTACGACAAGACGGTCATTCGTGCACCGATATCCGGCACCGTCGCCCAACGGAACATCGAAGAAGGCGAGGCGGTGATGATCGGCACGATGAACTACACCGGTACAGTGCTGATGGTCCTCGCCGACTTGTCGCGGATGCAGGCGCTCATCGACGTCGACGAAGCCGACGTCGTCTCGGTCGCGCTCGGCCAGCCGGCCCAGGTCTTCATCGATGCCCTGCCCGACACCTCGTTTGCCGGACATGTCACCAACATCGCCTACATGCCGACCCAGAACGTACTCAGCGCCACTCAGCAGACCACGACGTTCGAGGTCGAGGTGACGCTCGACAGCACTGCCCCGTCGCTGCGCCCGGGCATGAACTGCCGCGCCGAGATAACGACCGCCAAGCTCGACAGCGTGCTCGTCATCCCGGTGCAGGCTTCCGGCCGCCGCGACGTCAAAGGCAAGGAAACCGAGACGGTGTTCCTGGTCAAAGGCGGCAAGGCCGTGCTGACGCCCATCCGCACCGGCAAGACGAGCGAGACCCAGCTCGAAGTCACGGACGGCCTGAAGCTGGGCGACGAAATCATCACTGGCCCATACAAGACTCTCACCAAGCTGACCGACGGCGACCGGGTCACGGCCAAGCCGGCCAAAGACAGCATGCCCGACTGA